The region ACAAAAAGGTCTGTATGCTGTAGAAGTATAAAAGcagaaattcatttttattgtggtatatCCGGATTTCCTAATTTTGTATTTCTATATTCAAGGATGAATAATAATATCAGCTGATTTTTGTAAGAAATATTGGCTTTGTACATGATgtgtaaatattaataatttgagGGAAGTATGCAAGGGTAGAAGAACATGCatatttatatttctataattttaaagtttgtgagggtatatatgcaaaatatAACATTTGTGgggttatatataaaaaaacacatattcaCTTTTATGAGGGATTATATgtgaaattttcaattttctaggtatcccccaaaaaaaaaaaaagaaaaaaaaagggaaaataaaacGATTTCGCTTCGCGTGAGAGAGCGAGGTATATCCGAACCCTAGAAATCCAAAAACCCTAGCGAGCGATCCAAATGCTCAAGCTTTAGAATTCTATGCATCCGTTTCCCGATCTAGGAGCTCCGGCGCCTCAGGATTGCTGAAACCCTCGAAATCGATTATCTGAAACCCTAGAGGAGGCAAGGAGGAGCATAACAAGGTCGGCAAGATGAGGATTATGATAAAGGGCGGCGTGTGGAAGAACACGGAAGATGAGATCCTCAAAGCGGCGGTGATGAAATATGGCAAGAATCAATGGGCCAGAATCTCGTCGCTCCTTGTGAGGAAATCGGCCAAGCAGTGCAAGGCTCGCTGGTATGAGTGGCTTGATCCCTCCATCAAAAAGGTTCGTCCTTGATCCCTTGATATGAAGGTctttgttttagtttgttttttggATTAATCTCGTTTAGAGACCTGCAGTTCGAGGTTACTATCTGCACgatttaaaaactttaatcatTAATTCGGTTTTAGGTTGGCTCTTTTGAGCTTCTGAATTGGTgattttttgttatcttttggtatattttaattgatataatCTGGTTAGAGTATGCtgtctttctttgattgcagaTTAGTTTTTTTTGGAGTGGTGGGCATTTTAGAATTCAGTGCCATTTTGACGGATGATTGCTCTCTGTACTTGAATTTTCTAGCTAGCTTgtcttttgttattttggtaGAGAAACTCATAGTAATGGTGCCACATTTCTCATTCTTTTACTTGTTTGCCTTTATGGAtctgtttattaattttattttgtgaagcATATGTTTGCTATTTCTGATGAGAAGTGCATATGATAAACCTTATTTTGATTTACTTTTACTTCTTTTCGGCTAACCTGTGCAtgccatttttaaaattttcatggtCTTCTTTGTCCTAATATTTGGATTTCACAGAGATAAGTTTTTGTTATAAAGTCTCATGCTTTTGTTGCTCTTGGGATTTCTAATTTTTACCCTCACTTGTGAAAGTGAACTGTTTCTTGTAGTTTTAGGCAAATGTTTAGCCTGGGAATATAATTTCCATTGGGTTTATTTTCAGACTGAGTGGACGAGGGAAGAAGATGAGaaattgcttcatcttgcaaaACTCATGCCTACCCAATGGAGAACAATTGCTCCTATTGTTGGCAGGACACCATCCCAGTGCCTTGAGCGTTATGAGAAACTACTTGATGCAGCCTGTGTCAAGGATGAGAACTATGAGCCCAGTGATGATCCCCGTAAGTTGCGTCCAGGAGAGATTGATCCAAACCCTGAATCGAAACCGGCACGTCCGGATCCTGTTGAtatggatgaagatgagaaggAAATGCTTTCAGAAGCACGGGCTCGGTTGGCTAATACCAGGGGGAAAAAGGCAAAAAGGAAGGCCAGGGAGAAACAGCTTGAAGAAGCAAGAAGGCTTGCCTCCTTGCAGAAGAGGAGAGAACTTAAAGCTGCTGGAATTCACACAAGGCaaaggaagaggaaaagaaagggGATAGATTATAATTCAGAGATACCATTTGAGAAGAGACCTCCTCCTGGTTTCtatgatgttgttgatgaggAAAGACCTGCACAGCAACCTAAGTTTCCAACAACGATTGAGGAGTTGGAAGGGAAAAGGAGGGCAGATGTGGAAGCCCAATTAAGAAAGCTAGATATTgcgaaaaacaaaattttacaaagGCAAGATGCTCCTTCTGCAATTTTACAAGCAAACAAACTTAATGATCCACAGGCTGTTAGGAAGCGATCAAAATTGTTGCTTCCGCCTCCACAGATATCAGATCATGAACTTGAGGAGATTGCAAAGATGGGTTATGCAAGTGATCTCATTTTGGGTAATGAGGAGCTTGCTGAAGGGAGTGGTGCCACACGTGCTCTTCTTGCAAATTATTCTCAGACACCAAGACAAGGAATGACCCCATTGCGGACGCCACAGAGAACACCAGGTGGGAAAAGTGATGCTATTATGATGGAAGCCGAGAACCTTGCACGCCTGAGAGAATCTCAAACTCCACTTTTAGGTGGGGAGAACCCTGAGTTGCACCCATCAGATTTTTCGGGTGTTACCCCAAAGAAGAGGGAGATACAGACTCCAAACCCCATGGCAACTCCTTTGGCAAGTCCTGGACCTATGGGTCTTACCCCTAGAATAGGCATGACTCCATCAAGAGATGCATATGCTTATGGTGTGACACCAAGAGCAACTCCTTTCCGGGATGAACTTCACATAAATGAAGATATCGAGATGCAGAATAGTGCAAAGCTTGAACTTCGTAGGCAGGCTGAGCTGAAAAGAAACTTGCAATATGGCTTATCTAATCTTCCTCAGCCAAAGAATGAGTATCAGATAGTTATCCAACCCATTCcagaagagaatgaagaagttgaaGAGAAGATTGAAGAGGACATGTCAGACAGAATAGCTAGAGAGAAGGCACAAGAACAGGCTAGGCTGGAAGCCTTGCTTAGGAAGAGATCGAAGGTTTTGCAAAGGGAGCTTCCAAGACCTCCTACTGCTGCGTTGGagcttattaaaaatttattgatgaGGGGTGATGAAGACAAGAGCTCCTTTGTCCCCCCTACTTTATTTGAGCAAGCCGAGGAAATGATAAATAAAGAGCTTCTTTCTTTATTAGAACATGATAATGCCAAGTATCCACTTGACGAAAAAGTagagaaggagaaaaagaaacgCTCTAAGCGGGCAGCCAATGGAAAATCTTCTCTTTCTATTCCTGAAATTGAAGACTTTGAGGAGGATGAGCTGAATGAGGTATGCTTCTACCGTTTGCTGTGTAGCTCATTTTTTTCCTGTCCTATTTAA is a window of Dioscorea cayenensis subsp. rotundata cultivar TDr96_F1 chromosome 5, TDr96_F1_v2_PseudoChromosome.rev07_lg8_w22 25.fasta, whole genome shotgun sequence DNA encoding:
- the LOC120260483 gene encoding cell division cycle 5-like protein isoform X2, which encodes MRIMIKGGVWKNTEDEILKAAVMKYGKNQWARISSLLVRKSAKQCKARWYEWLDPSIKKTEWTREEDEKLLHLAKLMPTQWRTIAPIVGRTPSQCLERYEKLLDAACVKDENYEPSDDPRKLRPGEIDPNPESKPARPDPVDMDEDEKEMLSEARARLANTRGKKAKRKAREKQLEEARRLASLQKRRELKAAGIHTRQRKRKRKGIDYNSEIPFEKRPPPGFYDVVDEERPAQQPKFPTTIEELEGKRRADVEAQLRKLDIAKNKILQRQDAPSAILQANKLNDPQAVRKRSKLLLPPPQISDHELEEIAKMGYASDLILGNEELAEGSGATRALLANYSQTPRQGMTPLRTPQRTPGGKSDAIMMEAENLARLRESQTPLLGGENPELHPSDFSGVTPKKREIQTPNPMATPLASPGPMGLTPRIGMTPSRDAYAYGVTPRATPFRDELHINEDIEMQNSAKLELRRQAELKRNLQYGLSNLPQPKNEYQIVIQPIPEENEEVEEKIEEDMSDRIAREKAQEQARLEALLRKRSKVLQRELPRPPTAALELIKNLLMRGDEDKSSFVPPTLFEQAEEMINKELLSLLEHDNAKYPLDEKVEKEKKKRSKRAANGKSSLSIPEIEDFEEDELNEADSLITEEVEFLQVAMGHENESLDDFVKARDACLEDLMYLPTRNHYGLASVAANSDKLTALQSEFEIMKSRLDDEAKKATRLEQKIKVLTHGYQTRAGKLWSQIEATYKQIDTARTEVECFRTLQKQEQVAGSHRVNNLIEEVNKQRELERTLQNQYGELLVEYERVQTILAEHKEKLRIQEEIAMKNRELEEQTAAKNRSFEEEIAKLNCALEEEMAVKNQTPGESGERSLDQEMVDATEENPPSRSSQADLPKPNLSETDISPEESTVQKSISQLHVENSCPKEIDAQDQAGHSVNVVPSDKEIVTANSNNASIEQAGNSSPVSVSDHHKNIPVENPIINPLADETMIVDSSIQESGTLVGKPDSISDHMEETLASLTAQVPDPSSEEQIAHDNSSHPDSVSSLDIPNNKTSDEIPISELAPVGRDTTEV
- the LOC120260483 gene encoding cell division cycle 5-like protein isoform X1, with the translated sequence MRIMIKGGVWKNTEDEILKAAVMKYGKNQWARISSLLVRKSAKQCKARWYEWLDPSIKKTEWTREEDEKLLHLAKLMPTQWRTIAPIVGRTPSQCLERYEKLLDAACVKDENYEPSDDPRKLRPGEIDPNPESKPARPDPVDMDEDEKEMLSEARARLANTRGKKAKRKAREKQLEEARRLASLQKRRELKAAGIHTRQRKRKRKGIDYNSEIPFEKRPPPGFYDVVDEERPAQQPKFPTTIEELEGKRRADVEAQLRKLDIAKNKILQRQDAPSAILQANKLNDPQAVRKRSKLLLPPPQISDHELEEIAKMGYASDLILGNEELAEGSGATRALLANYSQTPRQGMTPLRTPQRTPGGKSDAIMMEAENLARLRESQTPLLGGENPELHPSDFSGVTPKKREIQTPNPMATPLASPGPMGLTPRIGMTPSRDAYAYGVTPRATPFRDELHINEDIEMQNSAKLELRRQAELKRNLQYGLSNLPQPKNEYQIVIQPIPEENEEVEEKIEEDMSDRIAREKAQEQARLEALLRKRSKVLQRELPRPPTAALELIKNLLMRGDEDKSSFVPPTLFEQAEEMINKELLSLLEHDNAKYPLDEKVEKEKKKRSKRAANGKSSLSIPEIEDFEEDELNEADSLITEEVEFLQVAMGHENESLDDFVKARDACLEDLMYLPTRNHYGLASVAANSDKLTNSRVAIIGGGISGVVAAKQLKKFDPMLFEATGGIGGVWRNCSFTSTRLQTPRTDYEFSDYPWKDRTDVSFPTYTEILDYLHDYATHFDLWNNIMLNTKVVEIRFIGDKNKVGLTELWGGNGRALADHPVWEVGVITAGSHEIKWYKFGFVVMCIGKYGDVPNMPIFPQGKGPEVFNGKVMHTLDYCKLDEEASQELMKGKKVVVVGYKKSGIDLATECAKANQGPDGQPCTMVIRTLHWIVPSYSIWGLPFFLFYATRSSQFLHEHPNQGLFSSFLCHLLNPVRKAVSKFIESYLSWKLPLAKYGLKPDHPFEEDYASCQMAILPEKFFAEADNGRILFKKSSNFCFYEQGLMLDDNSKLEADIVFLTTGYDGKKKLRSVLPEPFNGLIVNNSGLMPLYRGTIHPLIPHMAFVGYIESVSNLHTSELRCKWLERLLEERFKLPTVEAMFEQVSEETEIMKRTTRFYKRHCISTYSINHSDDICTEMGWQSWRKRNWFMELFSPYNNQDYKEDKDN